Genomic window (Wenzhouxiangella marina):
CCGGTCAGAACGAGCTGCACATCGTCTCGATCGACCAGCCCGGCGTGGCCACGATCCTGAACGGCCCCCTGGTCAGCGGCGGAGACGTGCTGAGTTACGAGGTGGTCGCGGCAGCGGGCCGCGTCGTCTACCGGGCCGACCAGCAGACCGACGGCGTCGACGAAGTCTACAGCGTGCTGTTGAACGGGGCCGGCGCGGTCAAGCTCAACGGACCGATGGTCGCCGGCGGCAGCGTGCGCCAGTTCAAGGTGTCAACGGACGGGGCCTGGGTGGGCTACCTGGCCGACGAGGATACCGATGAAGTGACCGAACTCTACATCTCGGCGATCACCGGCGGTGGCAGCAGCAAGGTGAGCGGTCCCGCCGTGGCCGGTGGGGATGCCTGGCATTTCACCTTCAGCCCGGACTCGCAGTGGGTCCTGTTCACCGGCGACCTGGCGACGAACGGCTGGCGCGATCTCTATTCCACCCCGTCCAACGGATCGCAGCCGATCCCGAACGTCCTGGCCACCCAGGTGGTCCCGGCGCCGGAGCCGCCAGTCATCGAGGCGGTGCCCAGCCTGCCCGTGACCGCCGATGGCAGTTACGTTGTCTTCTTCTCCGACCAGGGCAATTCCTCGAGCCGACGCGTGCTTCGGGCACCCATCGATGGCAGCTCGCCTGCAGTGGTCATCAGTGGCGGTCTCACCGACCTCGATCGCCTGGAATACGTACCCGAGGTGGACCGGATCGTGGTCCGAAACGGCTCGGGACCGGAGAACCTCTATTCGATTGCCGTCGACGGCAGCAGCTTCATCCCCCTGACCAGCTTCGCGAACGCGGCCATCGATGTCAGCGGCCTGACCACACCGACCGGGGTCGTGTACTTCGCCGATCCGGTCGTCGACGAACAGGCTTCGGTCTTCTTCGTGGACTACCTTGGCCAGCAGACACAGGAGCTCAGCTCGGCCAGCGCCTCCTTCGAGGGCCTGACGGGAAGTCTGTTCATCCCGTCCGATCGTGGCGCCATCTACTTCATCGAGCGCCACGGCAGCGTCAGCCTCATCCTGTATTCCTTCCGCCTGAAGGTCGCCGAGCTGGACTCCCTGGCCACCACCGAGCTGGCCAGGCTTGGCAACTCCTTCCTGGTCGCCGGTGAAACGACCTTCCTGAGCATCATGGCCAGCCCCAGCAATCGCCACCAGGTGGCCTACATCGCCGACAAGCCCGTCGATGAACAGGCCGACGCCTACCTGGCCACCTTTTCGGACATCGTATTCAGCGATCGCTTCGAGCAGTAGCGGTCCTTGAAGATGGGCGGGTCACCAGCAGCGACTCGATGCCGGCCGCAAACCAGTCCTGGCGGCGGAAAGCGGTCGCGATGCGCCGAAGGATCACTGCAAGGCAACGACCGGGCGACGCCGGGTCATGCACCCAGCTCCCGCAGCAAGGCGTCCATCGAGGCCTTGGCGTCGCCGTAGAACATGCGCGTGTTGTCCTTGAAGAACAGCGGGTTCTCGATGCCGGAGTAGCCGGTTCCACGACCGCGCTTGCAGACGAAGACCTGTCGGGACTTCCAGACTTCCAGCACCGGCATGCCGGCGATCGGGCTGCCCGGGTCGTCCTGGGCCGAAGGGTTCACGATGTCGTTGGCGCCGATGATGATGACCACGTCGGTGCCCGGGAAGTCCTCGTTGATCTCTTCCATCTCGAGGACGATGTCATACGGCACCTTCGCTTCGGCCAGCAGCACGTTCATATGGCCCGGCAGGCGCCCGGCCACCGGATGGATGGCGAAGCGCACGGTCTTGCCCTGATCGCGCAGGCGCCTGGTCAGTTCCGACACGGAGCCTTGTGCCTGGGCCACGGCCATGCCGTAGCCGGGCACGATGATGACGCTGTCGGCATCGGCCACGGCCTGGGCCACGGCATCGGCATGGGCCTCGATCATCTCGCCGTCGACGGCCTCCGCCGAGGTGGTTTCCCCACCCCAGCCGCCGAGGATGACGGAGACGAAGCTGCGGTTCATGCCCTTGCACATGATGTAGCTGAGAATCGCGCCCGAAGACCCGACCAGGGCCCCGGTGACGATCAGCAGGTCATTGCCCAGGGTGAAGCCGATGGCCGCGGCGGCCCAGCCCGAGTAGGAGTTGAGCATCGAGACCACGACCGGCATGTCGGCCCCGCCGATGGCGAGGATCAGGTGGCAGCCGATCAGGCCGGCGATCACGGCCACGGCCAGCATCGTCCATAGTCCGGCGCCGCCCAGGTACAGATAACCCAGCACCAGACAGGCGATCAGGGCGATCAGATTCAGGGCATGGCGACCCGGCAGGGTCAGGGCGGCGGAACTGAGCTTTCCGGCCAGCTTGCCGTAGGCGATGATCGAGCCGGTAAAGGTGATCGCGCCGATGAGAATGCCCAGGAACAGCTCGACCTTGAGGATGCTCAGCTCGACCGGGCTCTTCCTGGCGACGGTGGCGGCAAAGCCGGCCAGTTGATCGACGGTCCCGGCCTCCTGGGCCGCGAGTGCCGCGCTCATCTCCAGGTCGGCGTTGATGCCGATGAACACGGCCGCCAGGCCGACCAGGCTATGGAAGCCCGCGACGAGCTCCGGCATCTGGGTCATCTGCACGCGTTTGGCGACGATCCAGCCGCCGATGCCTCCGATGACGACCATGGCGGCAATCAGTCCGTACTGGCCACCACCCGGAGTCGCAATGGTCGCCGCCACCGCCAGGGTCATGCCGACGATGCCGTACCAGATCGCACGCTTGGCCTTCTCCTGGTTGGACAGACCGCCCAGGGCCAGGATGAAGAGCACGGCGGCCACCACGTAGGCGGCGGTAATCAATCCTTCGTTCATCTCCATCCCCGTCAGCTCCTCTGGAACATGGCCAGCATGCGGCGGGTCACGAGAAAACCGCCGAAGATGTTCACCGAGGCCATCAGCACCGAGGCCGCGGCCAGGACCATCACCAGGCTGCTGCCCGAAACGATCTGCAGCAGGGCGCCGACGATGATGATCGAGGAAATGGCATTGGTGATCGCCATCAGTGGCGTGTGCAGGGAATGGGCCACGCCCCAGATCACGTGGAAGCCGACGAAGACGGCCAGCACGAAGACGATGAAGTGCTGCATGAAACTCGGCGGTGCCACCGCGCCCATGGCCAGGCAGAGCAGGCCTCCGATGCCGAGCATCCAGCCGGTGCGATTGAGGGATTTCCTCAGTTCGGCCGCTTCACGCGCCGCCTTCGCTTCGGCCGACTCCTCGGGCTCCTTCTTCTTCGGTTTGGCCGCCGCGATCGCCCTGACCTTCGGCGGCGGCGGTGGCCAGGTGATTTCGCCGGCATGGCAGACCAGGGCGCCGCGAATCACGTCGTCCTCCATGTCGATGACCGGCTTGCCGTCCTTGTCCGGCGTCAGGTCATCGAGCATGTGCCGGACATTGGTGGCGTAGAGGTTGGACGACTGGGTCGCCATGCGGCTGGGGAAGTCGGTGTAGCCGATGATGGTCACGCCGTTGTCCGTGACGATCTTCCGATCCGCCTCGGTGAGCGTGCAGTTGCCGCCCCGCTCGGCGGCCAGATCGACGATCACCGAACCCGGCTTCATCGCCTCGACCATGTCCTCGGTCCAGAGCTCGGGCGCCGGCCGGTTCGGGATCAGGGCCGTGGTGATGACGATATCGATCTCGGGGGCCAGCTCCCGAAACTTCTCCAGCTGCTTCTCACGGAACTCGGGGCTGGAAGGCGCGGCGTAGCCGCCGGTCTCGGCGCCGTCGGTCTGTTGACTGTCGTCACCATCGTCGAAATCGAGGAAGACGAACTCCGCGCCCATCGATTCGATCTGCTCGGCCACTTCCGGACGCACATCGAAGGCCATGGTGATCGCGCCCAGCGAGACCGAGGTCCCGATGGCGGCCAGACCGGCCACGCCGGCGCCGACCACCAGCACCTTCGCCGGCGGCACCTTGCCGGCCGCCGTCATCTGGCCCATGAAGAAGCGGCCGAAGTGGTTGCCGGCCTCGATCACCGCGCGGTAGCCGGCGATATTGGCCATCGAGGACAGGGCGTCCATCTTCTGCGCGCGACTGATGCGCGGCACCATGTCCATGGCCAGCACGGTCATGTCCTTGGCCCGCATGCGCTCGAGCAGGTCCTCGTGCGCCGCCGGCCAGATGAAACCGATCAGGGTCTTGCCCGCCGGTGCCGCATCGATCTCTTCCATCGAGGGCTCACGCACCTTGATGATCACATCGGCCTGCTCCCACAGCGCCTTCGCCGAGTCGACCACCGTCACGCCCGCCGCCGCGTAGGCCGCGTCCGTGATCGAGGCCGCGGCACCGGCGCCGGTTTCCACCAGACACTCGTAGCCCAGCTTCTGCAACCGACCGGCACTGTCCGGCGTCAGCGCAACCCGCGCCTCACCCGCTGCCGTCTCCTTCGGAGCACCAATCTTCATTCCCATCCCTCCTGAATCGTTGTCGCCCGCAGGCGCCGCGAGCCCCGCGCCTCCAGGACCGTCGGCACTTCACCGATGCCTCGAGCGCTCGATGACCCGCAGAATCCGAACCGCCCCCAACTCTAGCCCACATCATTCACGAATGCACTCGCGCCCTTGCGTGGTCCTTGTCCGCATAGCGAATCTCCCTCGCTCGAAAACACGGCCAGGTATTCCGCTCGGTCGGAAAATTCGCCATGCGAACGATTCCCCGAGCAATCATCGCGGCGATTCATGAATGATGCGGGCTGGAGTGATTCATCTTCAAAGGCCATTTCATGGCCGGTGAGATGGGATTGCGACCGGGGTTCTTTCGCAGGCTGGCGCCTGCTTTGCCAAGGGCCGCAAACTGGCGCTTGCCCCGCTTCGCGGGAAGTCAAAATCAAAGGCTTTCGCCCACGCTTCGCTTGCTGGGCGAGTTTCTTTTGGCAGACGAACCAAAAGAAACCAAAAGTTCTGACGGCCATGAAGCCGCCCAGCGCAAAAGGACGCGCTGGGTCCCCTGCGATGCTCAGCCGGGTCGGGCGGTTTCGAACTCGCTCCGTTCGCTGCGCTCTCTCCACTCAGACATGCGAAACCGCTTTTTCCGACCCGGCCTGCGCTTCTCGGCGTCTCCAACGCCTAAGGCAAGATCAAAATCAACACCGGTCGGAGCATCACGTGCGGACGGTGACGCTCAAGGACTTCTTGCGCTTTGCGCAAACCGTCCATTCGCTTTCACCTGCACTTCGCTCGCTCTAGCGGGACCGGGCCGAGCGAAGCGATGGCCCGAGAAAGGTTTTCTGCCCTCGGTGGCGCCGAGTATCGCAGCGCCAGGCGGATCAGCGCCGCCGCGATGTCTGAGTGGAGAGAGCGCAGCGAACGGAGCGAGTTCGGCGGCGCCCGTCTGGACCGAGAAACGCAGGGGACCGGACGCAGTCCGGCGTCACCGCGGGCAACAGTCCTTTTGGTTCCTTTTGGGACGATTGCCAAAAGGAACCCGGCCCCGAAGGGGACGGAACGCCTTTGACTTTGACTTTCCCGCAAAGCGGGGCAAGCGCCAGCTTGCAAA
Coding sequences:
- a CDS encoding TolB family protein, which encodes MRILPLLLLPAALPFTVLPLTAAAQLVGVTEIQLSTPQHAGSDVQTNSLIFSPDGRYVCFIGDTETEGAGELWCADTDAGAPAIRVSGLLPSGSTVERPAFDDTGSRLFYIAPGADVQKENLFMVPPDGSEPPVRLNAPMTPAGADVISYRYIPETEQIAYTGASQVAGQNELHIVSIDQPGVATILNGPLVSGGDVLSYEVVAAAGRVVYRADQQTDGVDEVYSVLLNGAGAVKLNGPMVAGGSVRQFKVSTDGAWVGYLADEDTDEVTELYISAITGGGSSKVSGPAVAGGDAWHFTFSPDSQWVLFTGDLATNGWRDLYSTPSNGSQPIPNVLATQVVPAPEPPVIEAVPSLPVTADGSYVVFFSDQGNSSSRRVLRAPIDGSSPAVVISGGLTDLDRLEYVPEVDRIVVRNGSGPENLYSIAVDGSSFIPLTSFANAAIDVSGLTTPTGVVYFADPVVDEQASVFFVDYLGQQTQELSSASASFEGLTGSLFIPSDRGAIYFIERHGSVSLILYSFRLKVAELDSLATTELARLGNSFLVAGETTFLSIMASPSNRHQVAYIADKPVDEQADAYLATFSDIVFSDRFEQ
- a CDS encoding NAD(P)(+) transhydrogenase (Re/Si-specific) subunit beta encodes the protein MEMNEGLITAAYVVAAVLFILALGGLSNQEKAKRAIWYGIVGMTLAVAATIATPGGGQYGLIAAMVVIGGIGGWIVAKRVQMTQMPELVAGFHSLVGLAAVFIGINADLEMSAALAAQEAGTVDQLAGFAATVARKSPVELSILKVELFLGILIGAITFTGSIIAYGKLAGKLSSAALTLPGRHALNLIALIACLVLGYLYLGGAGLWTMLAVAVIAGLIGCHLILAIGGADMPVVVSMLNSYSGWAAAAIGFTLGNDLLIVTGALVGSSGAILSYIMCKGMNRSFVSVILGGWGGETTSAEAVDGEMIEAHADAVAQAVADADSVIIVPGYGMAVAQAQGSVSELTRRLRDQGKTVRFAIHPVAGRLPGHMNVLLAEAKVPYDIVLEMEEINEDFPGTDVVIIIGANDIVNPSAQDDPGSPIAGMPVLEVWKSRQVFVCKRGRGTGYSGIENPLFFKDNTRMFYGDAKASMDALLRELGA
- a CDS encoding Re/Si-specific NAD(P)(+) transhydrogenase subunit alpha codes for the protein MKIGAPKETAAGEARVALTPDSAGRLQKLGYECLVETGAGAAASITDAAYAAAGVTVVDSAKALWEQADVIIKVREPSMEEIDAAPAGKTLIGFIWPAAHEDLLERMRAKDMTVLAMDMVPRISRAQKMDALSSMANIAGYRAVIEAGNHFGRFFMGQMTAAGKVPPAKVLVVGAGVAGLAAIGTSVSLGAITMAFDVRPEVAEQIESMGAEFVFLDFDDGDDSQQTDGAETGGYAAPSSPEFREKQLEKFRELAPEIDIVITTALIPNRPAPELWTEDMVEAMKPGSVIVDLAAERGGNCTLTEADRKIVTDNGVTIIGYTDFPSRMATQSSNLYATNVRHMLDDLTPDKDGKPVIDMEDDVIRGALVCHAGEITWPPPPPKVRAIAAAKPKKKEPEESAEAKAAREAAELRKSLNRTGWMLGIGGLLCLAMGAVAPPSFMQHFIVFVLAVFVGFHVIWGVAHSLHTPLMAITNAISSIIIVGALLQIVSGSSLVMVLAAASVLMASVNIFGGFLVTRRMLAMFQRS